Sequence from the Curtobacterium sp. MCLR17_007 genome:
CCGGAACGCGGCGAACGCCTTGACGAAGGTCTCCTGTACCAGGTCGGACGCGTCGGCGGGGTTGCGGGTCATCCGCATCGCCGCACCGTACAGCTGGTCCATGAAGGGCAGCGCCTGGTCCTCGAACAGCCCGCGGAGCTCATCGGCGGACACGGTCGTCGCGTCCACGACGTCGGCGTCGGCCTCGAGCGCCGCCGCTTCCTCGGAGACGGCGTCGAGCTGTTCCTCGGTCGCGTCGACCAGGTCGTGCGGTGTTGCCTGCGGCTCGTCGGTGGTCATCGCGGGCCAGTCTAGAGCGAGGGCGGCCACCACAGGAGGCAGGTGCGTCCGTGCGGCGGGCAGGTGCGGCCGCGCCGGTGCGAGTGCTGTCGCCATGGGTCCTCCCGATCGTTTCAGTAGTCTTGTGAACCGATGGCAGACACGACGCATTCCCAGAGCGGGACCGGCACCGCCGGACCCTGGATCGCCCCCGTCGCGACGGGGCCGCTGCACGGCGACGTGTCCCTGCCCGGCTCGAAGTCACTGACGAACCGCGAGCTCGTCCTCGCCGCCCTGGCCGACGGGCCGTCGACCATCCACCTGCCGCTGTACTCACGGGACTCGGCGCTGATGATCGAGGCCCTGCGCGCGCTCGGCGTCGGCATCGACGCGGTGGCCCCGGCCGACGGCGCCCCGGCGAACCCCTACGGCCCCGACCTCCGGGTCACCCCGGCGCCGATGCACGGCGACGTGCGCATCGACTGCGGACTCGCGGGCACCGTGATGCGCTTCCTGCCCCCGCTCGCAGCCCTGGCGACGGGCCCGGTCGTCGTCGACGGCGACGAGGCCGCCCGCCGCCGGCCCATGCGCCCCGTCATCGACGCGCTCGTCGCGCTCGGCGTCGAGGTCACCGACGACGGCGACGGCGCCCTGCCCTTCGCGTTCACCGGCACCGGCTCGGTCCGCGGCGGCGCGCTCACGATCGACGCGTCGGCCTCGTCGCAGTTCGTCTCCGGCCTGCTGCTCTCGGCGCCGCGGTTCGACGAGGGCCTGCACCTCACCCACGCCGGCGACCGACTGCCGAGCATCCCGCACATCGACATGACCGTCGCCGCACTCCGTGCCCGCGGCGTCCGGGTGGACCAGCCCGCGGTCGGCGAGTGGGTCGTGCACCCGGGCCCCATCGAGGCGCGCGACGTCACCATCGAACCGGACCTGTCCAACGCGGCGCCCTTCGCGATCGCCGCCCTCGTGGCGGGCGGGACCGTCCGCATCCGCACCTGGCCGACCGACACCACGCAGGTCGGCGCCGACCTCGAGACCCTCCTGCCCCTGTGGGGCGCGACCGTGGCCCGTGAGGGCGACGACCTGGTGTTCGACGGCGGCCCCGGGATCCGGGGTGGGGCCTCCTGTCCGGGTCTGGACCTCGACCTGACCCGCGGTGGCGAGCTGGCACCCGCGCTGGTCGCCCTGGCGGCCCTGGCCGACGGCCCGACGACGATCACGGGGATCGGCCACCTGCGGGGCCACGAGACGGACCGGCTCGCCGCACTGGCGGCGGACGTGACCCGGGCCGGAGGCTCCGTGCAGGTGCTCGACGACGGCCTGCGGATCGAGCCCGCCGCGCTGCACGGCGCGGACTGGGCCGCGTACGAGGACCACCGGATGGCGACCGCCGGCGCGGTCGTCGGCCTGGTCACGCCGGGCATCGCCGTCGACGACATCGGCTCGACGGCGAAGACGCTGCCGCAGTTCCCGTCGCTGTGGGCGGACCTGGTCGCGACCGCGGGACCGGGGGCCTGAGACCGTGAGCTGGTGGGACGACGTCGACGATGACGCAGACCAGGACGAGCCGTACGGACAGTACGACGAGTCGAGCGTCCGGGTCCGGCCCAACCCGAAGGGCAACCGGCCACGCACCAAGGTCCGACCGACCTACCAGGACGCCCCGACCGGCTGGGTGACGAACGTCGACCGTGGGCGCTTCGGCGTGCTCGTCGGCGACCAGCTGATCACGGCGACGAAGGCCCGTGAGCTCGGCAAGAAGTCCGTCGTCACCGGGGACACCGTCTTCCTGGCCGGCGACGTGTCCGGCGCGGAGGGCTCGCTCGCGCGCATCGTCCGCGTGCAGGAGCGCACCACGCTGCTGCGCCGGAGCGCCGACGACAGCGACGACGTCGAGCGCGTGATCGTGGCGAACGCGACGCAGATGCTCGTCGTCGTGGCCGCGGCCGACCCGGAGCCCCGCACCCGGCTGATCGACCGCTACCTGGTGGCGGCGTTCGACGCGGGACTCGACCCGGTCCTCTGCATCACGAAGACCGACCTCGCCGACCCGACCGACTTCCTGGCGCACTTCGCGTGCCTCGACCTGCGGATCGTGACCAGCCGGTCGGACTCCTTCCCGCTGGACGCCCTGCACGAGGTCCTCGACGGGCAGGTCACCGTGACCGTGGGGCACTCGGGTGTCGGCAAGTCGACGCTCGTGAACGCGCTGACGGGGTCGACGCGCGCCGTCGGGGTGGTCAACTCGGTGACCGGGCGGGGGCGGCACACGTCGTCGTCCTCGATCGCGCTGCAGGTCACGGGCGGCGGCTGGATCATCGACACCCCGGGCGTCCGGTCGTTCGGGCTCGGCCACGTCGACCCCGCGAACGTCTTCCGGGCGTTCGCGTCCCACGCCATCCCGGTCCCGTCGTCGGTGTCGGGCATCCCGGACACCGGCATCCCGCTCGACCAGGCGCACGACTGGGAGATCGTCGACCGGGTGCAGGCCGGGGAGCTCGGGGCGACGGGCATCGAGCGGCTCGACTCGTTCCGTGCGCTGCTGACGGGCATGGGCGCGCACGACCCCGGGACCGAGTAGCCCGGGCGCGGCCGCGGCGTGCTGCGCGGCGGCGGGCGCGGCCGTGCCGTGCCGTGCCGCGGGGGTTGTCCTGCGTCGGCCCCGACGCCGAGGTCGCACAACACGCCGCTCAGTTGCGTCGATGTCGCGCAAAGTGCCGCCCCGGAGCTCCGGCACCGGCGGCACGAGCGACCTCGGCGGGGCGCAGGCGGCGCGTCGTGCGATCTCGGCAACCGACATCGAGGTCGCACAACTCGCCGCTCAGTTGCGCCGAGGTGTCGCGTTCCACACGTGCGCGGCCTCGAGATCCCACAATTGTGCGATCTCGGCGCGGGCGGCGAGGTGGGACGGGCTCGGGCGGCGGTTGTCCGGTGGTCGCCCGCGGTGGTACCGTTGCCCTTCGTGTCTGAAGTTGCAAAGTACAACTTTGCGCCGACCCGCGTCGACGCTCCCGTCTCCCCCGCCCGCGCCGACGTCGCCGCGTCCCAGCACCGAGGCCACGCCGCGCCCCGGCCGCCCCACCGCTCCCCGAACGCCCTGCGCCCCGCCGGCCTCGGGCGCTCGCTGCTGTCCTTCGCGACGCACGTCCTCGTCCCGCTGTTCCTGGCGGCCGGGATGGGTCTGGCGTACCTCGGCGCCTTCCACGCCCCAGCGCCGAAGGACCTGCCCGTCGGCATCGTCGGCCAGGGTGCGACCACGCAGGTGTTCGCCCAGACCGTGACCGACCAGTCCGACGGGGCCCTCGTCGCCCACGTGGTGCCGGACGCCGCGAGCGCGGAGCGTCAGGTCCGCGACCGTGACCTGGCCGCGGTGTACGCACCGACGTCGACGAGTGCGACCCTCTACGTCTCGACCGCTGCCAGCGAGACGACCGCCACCGCAGCACAGAAGGTGTTCCTGCCGATCGCGTACGGACAGCACCTGCCGTTCACCGTGGTCGACGTCGTGCCGACGGGCGAGCAGGACACCACCGGCCAGGGGCTGTTCTTCCTGCTCGTGGCCCTGAGCGTCGGCGGGTACGCGTCGGCGATCGCCGTCGCCGCCTTCGCGACCCGGCTCGGCGCCGTCTGGACCGCGGTCGTCGGCCTCGGCACCGCTGCGGTCGTCGCCGGCATCGGCGTCCTCGTGGCAGGTCCGGTGTACGGGGTCATCACGACCCACCAGTGGCAGGTGTTCCTGTTCGCGTGGATGTACGACGCGGTCATCGTCGGCCTGGGCATCGGGCTGCACCCGCTGCTCGGGCGCTGGACCACCCCGGTGCTGACCATGCTGTTCGTGATGCTCAACTTCACGTCCTCGGGCGGCATCTTCCAACCGGCGTTCCAGCCCGGGTTCTTCGCCGCGCTCAACACGTTCTGGAGCGGGGCGGCGTGGTTGCAGGTCGCCCAGGACCTGCAGTACTTCCCCGACGCATCGCTCGGACGGAGCTCGCTCGTGCTGAGCCTGTGGCTCGTCGCCGCCGTCGTGCTCTGCCTCGTGGTGCACGGCCTGGTCGCCCGACGTACCCGGATCGCCCGCGAGCGCGAGGTCAGCCGTCTCGAGGAGGAAGAGGTCGTCGCCGCGTAGCGCCCGCCGCTACGCTCGACCCGTGGACCTCCGCGCCGACCTGGACTTCGCCCGCTCCCTCGCCGACACCGCCGACGCGATCAGCCTCGAGCGGTTCCGCGCCGCCGACCTCCGCGTCTCGCGGAAGGCCGACAGCACCCACGTCACGGACGCCGACCAGGCGGTCGAGGGAGCACTCCGCGCGCGCATCACGGCCGAGCGTCCCGACGACGCGTTCCTGGGCGAGGAGACCACCGCGGACTCCGGCGCCGAGGCCGCCAGCGAAGGCCACCGCCAGTGGGTCGTCGACCCGATCGACGGCACGGCGAACTACCTCCGCGGCGTGCCGGTCTGGGCCACCCTCATCGCACTCGCCGTCGACGGGCGCCCGGTGCTCGGCGTGGTCAGTGCGCCGGCCCTCGGCAAGCGCTGGTGGGCAGCCGAGGGCGAGGGTGCGCACTCCCTCGACGGCGAACTGCACGTGTCGACCGTCGCCGAACTCGGCGAAGCGAGCCTCAGCTACAACAGCATCCAGCAGTGGGACGACGACGACCGTCTCCAGCCGCTCATCGACCTCTCGCGCAGGGTCTGGCGGACGCGCGCGTACGGCGACATGTGGTCGTACATGATGGTGGCCGAGGGCGTCCTCGACGTCGCGGGCGAGCCCGACCTCAAGCCGTGGGACATGGCGGCCCTCGTGCCGATCGTCGAGGAGGCCGGCGGACGCTTCACCTCGCTCGACGGCGATCCCGGCCCCTGGCACGGCAGCGCCCTCGCCACGAACGGCCTGGTGCACGACGCCGTGGTCGACGTCATCCGTCGCTGAGACCCCGGAGCGTCGCGGAGCGCTCCAACCAGGATCCGGTCGACGTACCCCGTGGCTTTACCTCAATGCACACGCATGAGCATCGCTGACCCCCCACCAGGGGGGTCGACACCCCCCGTACTGGGGTGACCATCCGTCACATCCGAGTGCGTGGTCCGGCTCAATGTCCCTCGACCTGGGTTATCGTCGACCGCAGACGACAGGTCAGGTGCCGTCTCGGGATCCCTAGTCCCGGGAGCAGCGCAGACTCCGTCGTGTTCGTCAAGAACCCAACCCGAAGGGTGATACGACGATGAATTCATCGTTCCCGAGCGGAACCGAGTGCACCCTCACTCGGCCGCATGCCAACCACGATCAGCCCGGCGCCACCCTGATGGCCGCCACACGTCCGAGCTCCGCCGCGGTCACCCGCCGCGCGCCTGCCCGGTCCGCCTCCGTGCGCCCCGCCTCCCCGTTCGCATCCGGGCCCGGAGGCCGGTGAGTCCGCATGGAACTCACCGGTCGACGTTCTGAGGTCGACCGGATCGCGACCCTCGCCGTACTCCCTCGGGAGTCCGCGATGGTCGTCGTCGGCGACCCTGGCTCCGGACGCTCGAGCGTCCTCGACGCGGTCTCGCACCGCGTCTCCATCCCCGTCGTCCGACTCGGCGTCAACGGTGCAGAAGCACGTTGGCCCATGTCGGGCGTCACCTCCCTGTTCACCGCTCTCGACGACCCCCGGGCCTCGGCGCACATCGCGCGGCTCGTCCGGAACGTCGACGAGGGCCTTGCCGCAGCGCACGACTTCCTGGACGCCGTGCACGCGCTGACGCTCCCGCCGACGCTCGTGCTCATCGACGACCTGGACCGCATGGACGCCGAGAGCCAGGAGCTCGTCGCGTTCCTGGCGGGTCGGCTCGCCGGCACCGCGCTGCGTCTCGTGGCCACGGTCCGCCGTGTGCCGCTCGACGGTCCGCTCGCGTCCCTCCCGATCCTGCGGCTCACGCCGCTGCCGTCGGACGAGGCACTCGTGCTGGCCCGCGACATGGCGCCCGAAGAGGCGAACGACGGCGTGCTCGCCGTCCTCGCCGAGGAGACGGGCGGCAACCCCGGTGCGCTCCGCGAGCAGATCGGCGGCCTCCGTCGTGAGCAGCTCGTGGGCACTGAGCCGCTCGTGCTGCCGCTGCGCCCCACACCGACGACCACCGCTGCTGCGGAGCTCGTCCTCGAAGCCGCTGCAGGACGGGATCTGGATGTCCTGCAGCGCCTGGCACTCGTCCCAACGGCGCGCGTCGCCGCCTGGGACCGGGACGCCATCGACGACCTGGTCGGGGCCGGTCTCGCGACCGTCCGCGGGCAGTCGATCGGGGTCAAGGACCCGCTCGTCCGGTCGTACCTGTACTGGAGCACGCCAGCGAAGGACCGCCGCGAGGCGCACGCCGAGCTGGCGGTCGCCGCTGCAGCCCACGACGACCGATCGGCCGTGTGGCACACGAGCTTCGTCGACGACGTCCCCGACGCCGTCGCGCTGCTCGACGCCGGTCGCTCCTACGCCCGCGACGGCGATGCCCGCGCCGCGGTCGCCCTGACCGAACGTGCCCTGCACGTGGGGACGGGGTCCGAGGAGGAGCACATCGCCCTGCTCGGGGTGACCGAGGTCCTGCTCGCGCACCGGCTGCTCGGCTACGGGCAGCGGTACCTCGCGGCGATCAAGCCGTTCGTGGAGCTGTCGGACGAGGTCCGCCGACTCCGGCTGCAGTACTCGGTGCAGTACCTCAGCGGGGACGCCGTGCACGCCGACGAGCTCATGGTGCCCGTCGACACCGCCGACCCCGCCGAGGCAGACGCCTTCACCGGGCTGCTGGCGATGGTCGCGTCCTTCCGTGCCGAGGCGTGGGAGCTCGACCAGGCCCGCGACCTGCTGCACCGGGCCGAGACCTTCGAGGAGCACGCCTCCGCGCACACCGCGGAGATCCTCGCGACGTCACGGGAGCTCGTGGCCGCGGTCGACGGCACCCTGCCGCCAGACGCGGAGCTGCACGACGGTCTGGCCGCGCAGCAGTTGCTCGCCATGAGCGACCCCGCCCTGCTCCTGCTGTCGCACGCGCTCAGCCTCGCCGAGCGCTACCGCAGCGCACGCCGGGTCTTCGCGCTGGTCCTGGCACGCGCCAAGGACACGCAGCCCGTGTGGATCGAGGCCGCCCGCTACCTGTCCGCCGAGAACGAGGTGCGCTCCGGGAACTACCGGCAGGCGCTCCGCGCGATCGACGTGTGGGAATCCGGCTCGGCCGCCACGGAACGACTCCGTGAGCCGTCCCGGGCGATCGCCGTCGCATGGCGGCACTTCGCCGAGGGACGCACCGCGGACGCGCTCGACGTCGTCGACCACTGCCTGCGGCAGCGCTCGACGAACCGGCTGTGGGGAGCGACGGCGAAGCTGTACGCCCTCCGCGGGCGGGTCCTGCTGCTCGACGGCCGTCTCGACGAGGCCGCGTCCTCGCTCGAGGCCGCCGACGCGATCGGCCGGAGCCTGCGGAACCCCGCGGTCCTGCGGCACCTCGGCGACCTGGTCGAGGCGTACGTCCGGCTCGACCGGGTCGAGGACGCGCGGAACACCACCGCGCGTCTCGCCGCCGACCACCACGCCCGTCCGTCCCGCTGGGGCGCGCTGGTGCTGGCGCGGAGCCTCGCGCTCATCGCCGACGACACCACGAGGGACACCTCGCGGCGTCGTGCGCTGGAGCTCTTCCAGCCGGCGGACTCGCAGTTCGAACGGGCACGGACCTTCGCGGCACTCGCCGCGATCGGCAACCCGGCCGACCGGGCCCGGCTCGGCGCAGCGGCCGCGGCCGCCTACGAGGCAGCGGGGCTCCGGCGTCCGCTCGTCACGCCGGCGCCGACGGTCGCGATGCCGTCCCTCGGTGGGACGACGGGCGTCGCGGGTCCGTTCGCCGGCGGTGTGCGCTCCGGCGCGGTGCTGTCCGCGTCGACCCCGATGACCCCGGGCACACCCCGGAGTGCTCCCGACGCCGCCGCGGTGCTCACCTCGCTCACGGCGGAGGAGCGCGCGGTCGTGCAGAAGGTGACCGAGGGGTACCGCAACCGCGAGATCGCCTCGTCGCTGTACATGTCGCAGCGGACCGTGGAACTGCGGCTGACGCAGATCTACCGGAAGGTCGGTGCGCGATCGCGCTCCCACCTGGTCGCGCTGCTCACGTGACCTGACGGTCCGTTCCGCATGACGGGAGGCCCGGTGCCAGCTGGCACCGGGCCTCCTTGCCGTCTGTCCGGGCGTTGCGCGACTCCGCACGCCCCCGCACGGAGTCGCACCCTGCGCGCGGGGAACCGCAACAAGCGTCGCCCGACGTTGTCGGTCCGGTCCGGTTGCGGAGATGCTTCTGGTGCACCGACCGCCGCGCCTCCTCGGAGGCCAGCCCACGGTACCCCGATCGGTACCCGAACCATCGGCCCACGAACGCCGGCGTCCGTCCTCGCCTGATCCGAGGACGGGCGTCGGTCTCGGCCGGTGCCCCCGATCGCGTGGCTGACCCGAGCGGCGGTCGGTGCCGCCCCGCTCTCCCGCAGCCTCCCCCGAAGGGAAACCCGATGTGCGGCATCATCGCGGCCCGTGTCTCCGACGACGCGACCCCCTACCTGCTCGACGGACTCGAACGACTCGAGTACCGCGGCTACGACTCCGCCGGCATCGCCGTCCGGACCGCTTCCGGCAGCACCGAGGTCATCCGGTCCGTGTCGCGTGTGGGTGACCTCCGGACGCTCGTCGCAGCGCGGTCCGGGGACGCCCTGACCGGCACCGGCATCGGCCACACCCGGTGGGCCACCCACGGCGGCGTCTGCGAGCGGAACGCCCACCCCCACCAGGACTGCTCCGGCCGGATCAGCGTCGTGCACAACGGGATCATCGAGAACGCCGGTCCGCTGCGCGCGATGCTCGAGGCCCAGGGCCACCGCTTCGTGTCCGACGTCGACTCCGAGGTCGTCACGCACCTCGTCGAGCGGGCGCTCGTCGTCGACCAGGACCTGATGCTCGCGGTGCAGATCGCCACCGCACAGCTCGAGGGTTCCTGGGCGCTCGTCGTGCTCGACGCCCGGACCAACCGCATGGTCGTCGCCGCTGACCGCTCCCCCCTGGTCGTCGCCCGCGCTCCGCGTGGGGACTTCGTCGCCAGCGACATCGGGGCGATCGCCGAGTGGTGTGAGACCTTCGTGGCGCTCCGCGACGGCGACGTCGTCGAGCTCGGTGAGTCGTGGAACTGGTCCTCGAACGGCGTGGCGGTGCCGGTTCCCTTCCCGACGCCGTCGCCGTTCGCCGCCGCGGCCCTCGACCTCGGCGACCACCCCGACTTCATGGCGAAGGAGATCGAGGAGCAGCCCGGCGTCGTCGCCGAGATCGTCGAGCGCATCGCCGCGCGGGCGGCCGACGGCAGCATGTGGGTCGGCCTCGGACTCCCCGGCTTCGACCGGCTCGCGATCGTCGCCTGCGGCACGTCGCTGAACGCCGGGCAGGTCATCGCCACCGCGCTCCGCGGCATCGGCGGGATCCCGACCGACATCGTCGTCGCCAGCGAGGCGGACCAGGCGGTCCTCGGCTCCGGCACCCTCGTGGTCGCCATCAGCCAGTCCGGCGAGACCGCGGACGTCCTGCGGGCACTCGACCGCTTCGAGGACCGCTTCCCCGTCCTCGCCCTGACGAACAACGTCCACTCCTCGCTCGCCCGCCGGGCCGACGCGGTGCTCGACTGCCAGGCCGGCCCGGAGATCGG
This genomic interval carries:
- the glmS gene encoding glutamine--fructose-6-phosphate transaminase (isomerizing), with the protein product MCGIIAARVSDDATPYLLDGLERLEYRGYDSAGIAVRTASGSTEVIRSVSRVGDLRTLVAARSGDALTGTGIGHTRWATHGGVCERNAHPHQDCSGRISVVHNGIIENAGPLRAMLEAQGHRFVSDVDSEVVTHLVERALVVDQDLMLAVQIATAQLEGSWALVVLDARTNRMVVAADRSPLVVARAPRGDFVASDIGAIAEWCETFVALRDGDVVELGESWNWSSNGVAVPVPFPTPSPFAAAALDLGDHPDFMAKEIEEQPGVVAEIVERIAARAADGSMWVGLGLPGFDRLAIVACGTSLNAGQVIATALRGIGGIPTDIVVASEADQAVLGSGTLVVAISQSGETADVLRALDRFEDRFPVLALTNNVHSSLARRADAVLDCQAGPEIGVAATKTFTAQVVVGVAAMVSALVASGRIDRDRARELVAGLRELPARITTAGQVAADRIPLLVSSVREATGFLFLGRGVGLPYAAEGALKLKELSYRWAEAYPAGELKHGPLALVDEGTPVVVIDHGEHRLQAAIAEVRARGGFVITIGGPGSDIPALGPTGPWGPLEAVVPLQMLARELALQLGCDVDKPRNLAKSVTVE
- a CDS encoding LuxR C-terminal-related transcriptional regulator, which encodes MELTGRRSEVDRIATLAVLPRESAMVVVGDPGSGRSSVLDAVSHRVSIPVVRLGVNGAEARWPMSGVTSLFTALDDPRASAHIARLVRNVDEGLAAAHDFLDAVHALTLPPTLVLIDDLDRMDAESQELVAFLAGRLAGTALRLVATVRRVPLDGPLASLPILRLTPLPSDEALVLARDMAPEEANDGVLAVLAEETGGNPGALREQIGGLRREQLVGTEPLVLPLRPTPTTTAAAELVLEAAAGRDLDVLQRLALVPTARVAAWDRDAIDDLVGAGLATVRGQSIGVKDPLVRSYLYWSTPAKDRREAHAELAVAAAAHDDRSAVWHTSFVDDVPDAVALLDAGRSYARDGDARAAVALTERALHVGTGSEEEHIALLGVTEVLLAHRLLGYGQRYLAAIKPFVELSDEVRRLRLQYSVQYLSGDAVHADELMVPVDTADPAEADAFTGLLAMVASFRAEAWELDQARDLLHRAETFEEHASAHTAEILATSRELVAAVDGTLPPDAELHDGLAAQQLLAMSDPALLLLSHALSLAERYRSARRVFALVLARAKDTQPVWIEAARYLSAENEVRSGNYRQALRAIDVWESGSAATERLREPSRAIAVAWRHFAEGRTADALDVVDHCLRQRSTNRLWGATAKLYALRGRVLLLDGRLDEAASSLEAADAIGRSLRNPAVLRHLGDLVEAYVRLDRVEDARNTTARLAADHHARPSRWGALVLARSLALIADDTTRDTSRRRALELFQPADSQFERARTFAALAAIGNPADRARLGAAAAAAYEAAGLRRPLVTPAPTVAMPSLGGTTGVAGPFAGGVRSGAVLSASTPMTPGTPRSAPDAAAVLTSLTAEERAVVQKVTEGYRNREIASSLYMSQRTVELRLTQIYRKVGARSRSHLVALLT
- a CDS encoding inositol monophosphatase family protein; amino-acid sequence: MDLRADLDFARSLADTADAISLERFRAADLRVSRKADSTHVTDADQAVEGALRARITAERPDDAFLGEETTADSGAEAASEGHRQWVVDPIDGTANYLRGVPVWATLIALAVDGRPVLGVVSAPALGKRWWAAEGEGAHSLDGELHVSTVAELGEASLSYNSIQQWDDDDRLQPLIDLSRRVWRTRAYGDMWSYMMVAEGVLDVAGEPDLKPWDMAALVPIVEEAGGRFTSLDGDPGPWHGSALATNGLVHDAVVDVIRR
- the aroA gene encoding 3-phosphoshikimate 1-carboxyvinyltransferase is translated as MADTTHSQSGTGTAGPWIAPVATGPLHGDVSLPGSKSLTNRELVLAALADGPSTIHLPLYSRDSALMIEALRALGVGIDAVAPADGAPANPYGPDLRVTPAPMHGDVRIDCGLAGTVMRFLPPLAALATGPVVVDGDEAARRRPMRPVIDALVALGVEVTDDGDGALPFAFTGTGSVRGGALTIDASASSQFVSGLLLSAPRFDEGLHLTHAGDRLPSIPHIDMTVAALRARGVRVDQPAVGEWVVHPGPIEARDVTIEPDLSNAAPFAIAALVAGGTVRIRTWPTDTTQVGADLETLLPLWGATVAREGDDLVFDGGPGIRGGASCPGLDLDLTRGGELAPALVALAALADGPTTITGIGHLRGHETDRLAALAADVTRAGGSVQVLDDGLRIEPAALHGADWAAYEDHRMATAGAVVGLVTPGIAVDDIGSTAKTLPQFPSLWADLVATAGPGA
- the rsgA gene encoding ribosome small subunit-dependent GTPase A; the protein is MSWWDDVDDDADQDEPYGQYDESSVRVRPNPKGNRPRTKVRPTYQDAPTGWVTNVDRGRFGVLVGDQLITATKARELGKKSVVTGDTVFLAGDVSGAEGSLARIVRVQERTTLLRRSADDSDDVERVIVANATQMLVVVAAADPEPRTRLIDRYLVAAFDAGLDPVLCITKTDLADPTDFLAHFACLDLRIVTSRSDSFPLDALHEVLDGQVTVTVGHSGVGKSTLVNALTGSTRAVGVVNSVTGRGRHTSSSSIALQVTGGGWIIDTPGVRSFGLGHVDPANVFRAFASHAIPVPSSVSGIPDTGIPLDQAHDWEIVDRVQAGELGATGIERLDSFRALLTGMGAHDPGTE